The window CGTGCCGCCGGCGTGGATGCGCTGGCGCAGATGGCCGCGCAGGCCGGCCATGCCCGAGCCGTTGCCGATGAAGATGGCGGGCGTGTCGGCGGACACCGGGGCAAAGCCAGCATTGTCCACCAGTCTTGCCTGCAGGCGCGCGCCGAGGGGGGCGTATTCGGTCAGCCAGCCGGAGGCCAGTCCCAGGCCGTCTTCGTGCCGCTGCTGGCGCACCAGCAGTTGCACCGTGCCATCCTGCATGGCCGAGGCCACCGAATAGGAGCGCGCTGTGAGCGGCTGCAACTGTTGCGCCAGTGTCTGCGCATCGGCCGCTGCCTGCATCGGCAGCACGCTGCAGGCCAGTGCATCGGCCAGGCTGCAGCGCATGCCACGGCAGTGGACTTCGGTCGCACCATCCAGCCCCAGCCGCTGCAGCACCAGGGCCACACGATCCGGCGCATGGCGCGGCATCACTTCCAGCAAGGCGCCGGCTTGCCAGGCCGGCGCCGGCTGGCTGCTGTCGGCGCTCTGCAAGACCAGATGGAAGAGCGGCTCGCCCTGGCTGCCGGCATTGAGATGGTGGCGCTCCACCAGCACCCATGAGGGCCAGGTCGGGCTGCTGGTGGGCAGGAGATCGCTCACGGCGGCGTCCAGGCCATGGCTGGCCAGTTCGCTCTCCCACTTGCGCAGGGCCGCGGCGTCCATGCGGTCCACTTCCACCAGCGGGAACATCGGCTTGGCCCCGCACTGGCGCAGGCCATGGTCGAGTGTATGGCCGAAGCCGCAGAAGCTGGTGTAGTGGCGATCGCCCAGCGCCAGCACGGCATAGTGCAGATGCGCCAGCGACTGGCCGGCGGCCTGGCGCAGGCGGCGTTCGAAGCCGCGCGCACTGTCGGGCGCGTCGCCCTCGCCGAAGGTGCTGGCGATGAGCAGCAGGCGGGGATGGTGGCGCAGCGTTTCGGCAGTGGTCTGGGCCAGCGCCTGCAGGGTCACGGCCACGCCGCTGCGGCGCAGGCGCGCTGCGGTATGCAGGGCGATGCGTTCGGCCTGGCCGGTCTGCGAGGCATAGGCCACCAGCAACTGGCCGCCGGCTTGCTGCTGCGGCTCTCCCAGGGCGGCGCGTTCGGCGCGCAGGGCGGCCTTCTTGCGGCGGCGGTCGAGGTAGAGCATCCAGCCGGTGATGCCGAAGAGCGGCATCATCAGGCTGGCGATGGCCATGATGATGCGTCCGGGCAGGCCGAAGTAGGTCCCCATGTGCAGCGGATAGATGGCGGCGATGAACCTGCCGCCGGTGCTCTTGTCTTCGTAGCGTTCCAGCTGTTTGATCTCGCCGCTCTGTGGCAGCACCACCATACGGCTGCGGGCGCGCTCATGCGGCGCGTCGTGGCCGAGGAAGAAGATCTGCAGCGGCTGCGTACCTTGTTCGGGCAGGCGCAGCTGTGCGCTCTGGTAGTCCGGCGCCTTGGTCAGGAAGGCGTTCCAGGCCTGGGTCAGGTCCAGGGCGACCGGGGTCTGGTTGTTGGGGCCGTCCTTTTTCTTGCCCTCGCCGCGCGCCATGGGGGCGCGACGGGTTTCGCCGGCCAGCGTGTTGACGCCGTCCTTGAACCAGTCCAGCGCCCAGTAGGCGCCGGTGGTGGCGAAGATCACGTACATCACCAGCGACCAGGTGCCGATGACCGAATGCAGGTTCCACAGCAGGGAGCGGCCCTGCAGCTGGAAATCCAGACGCAGCCAGGCGCGCAGCGACAGCGCCCGGCGCGGCCAGCGCAGGTACAGCCCCGACAGCGCCAGCATCAGCAGGCACAGCGCCAGCGTCCCCAGGACGATCTTGCCGATCTCGGTGGGCAGCAGCAGCCAGCGGTGGAAGCGCTCGGTGAACTCGAAGAATTCCATGCCCGTCACCGGCGGCAGCAGAGCGCCGGTGTAGGGATCGACATAACGCGCCTGGCCGCGCCGCTCGCCCGGAGGCGGCGCGAACACCACGCGCACCGAATCCCCCGGCTCGGCCGACAAGGTCATGGTGGTGATGCGGCGTTGCGGCTCTTCCTGGCGCAGTTTCTCCAGCACTTGCTGCGGCGTGAGCGTGGCTTGCTGGCGCACCTGGACGTGCATCACCCCGGGGCTGAGCAGATCCATGATTTCTTCACGGAAAGCCAGCAAGGCGCCGGTCACGCCGATGGTCATCAATACGGTGCCGGCGGTGATGCCGATGAACCAGTGGAGTTGGAACCAGATCTTCTTGAACATGCGATGGCTTGGCGGATGGCGGGCGTGGGGCCCTGTTGTTGTTCGGGGCCGGGCCGCAGCAGAGCGACCGGGGCTGGGTAAGCCCGGTATTATAAAGCAAATGAAAATGATTCCCATTGGTATTCAGAGTCTTGCCATCACAGGGAATCGGAAGGATGCATTCAGTCCTGCATCATCCTC is drawn from Herbaspirillum seropedicae and contains these coding sequences:
- a CDS encoding sulfite reductase flavoprotein subunit alpha, with amino-acid sequence MFKKIWFQLHWFIGITAGTVLMTIGVTGALLAFREEIMDLLSPGVMHVQVRQQATLTPQQVLEKLRQEEPQRRITTMTLSAEPGDSVRVVFAPPPGERRGQARYVDPYTGALLPPVTGMEFFEFTERFHRWLLLPTEIGKIVLGTLALCLLMLALSGLYLRWPRRALSLRAWLRLDFQLQGRSLLWNLHSVIGTWSLVMYVIFATTGAYWALDWFKDGVNTLAGETRRAPMARGEGKKKDGPNNQTPVALDLTQAWNAFLTKAPDYQSAQLRLPEQGTQPLQIFFLGHDAPHERARSRMVVLPQSGEIKQLERYEDKSTGGRFIAAIYPLHMGTYFGLPGRIIMAIASLMMPLFGITGWMLYLDRRRKKAALRAERAALGEPQQQAGGQLLVAYASQTGQAERIALHTAARLRRSGVAVTLQALAQTTAETLRHHPRLLLIASTFGEGDAPDSARGFERRLRQAAGQSLAHLHYAVLALGDRHYTSFCGFGHTLDHGLRQCGAKPMFPLVEVDRMDAAALRKWESELASHGLDAAVSDLLPTSSPTWPSWVLVERHHLNAGSQGEPLFHLVLQSADSSQPAPAWQAGALLEVMPRHAPDRVALVLQRLGLDGATEVHCRGMRCSLADALACSVLPMQAAADAQTLAQQLQPLTARSYSVASAMQDGTVQLLVRQQRHEDGLGLASGWLTEYAPLGARLQARLVDNAGFAPVSADTPAIFIGNGSGMAGLRGHLRQRIHAGGTRNWLLFGERNERYDFLYREELQAWLQQGQLARLDLAFSRDQEARIYVQDRLREAAGELRHWLDQGAVLYVCGSLDGMAAGVDAVLTSLLGETGLQDLIEQNRYRRDVY